One window of the Streptococcus parasanguinis ATCC 15912 genome contains the following:
- a CDS encoding sensor histidine kinase: MTKRSIFAKIFLITFALFSGLVILLHASVYFIFPSTYIESQRQTILKKSQALAKSFQGQEEGTIESVIDLYSKTNDIKVSIKGKEKQNALEVKDDLLLNPDSQNNSLVIEERKIETKEGKDLTLQFLATVDSQKEARDISLGFLPYSLLASFVLSLIASYLYARMISAPILEIKQMTKRMKRLDRTASLPIHSQDEIGVLKQQINDLYHHLLEVIDNLEQQKQENLKLEQMKVEFLRGASHELKTPLASLKIILENMRDKIGRYKDRDRYLSVSLDIVDEMNQIVLEILSLSSVQELAGDKEWIQLDQVVEQILDQYKVLAQSRALTIDNQIPAKPIYMDPAILKLVLSNVISNAVKHSDAGGEIQLRLEEGTHLAVENTSQEMVETAEMPMTASRQKKEGGLGLFVVQHLLDHEELAYQFDKTAMGLRFRMELPKEPQE; this comes from the coding sequence ATGACCAAACGAAGTATCTTTGCAAAGATCTTTCTGATCACCTTTGCCCTTTTTAGTGGCTTAGTCATCCTTCTACATGCTTCGGTTTACTTTATTTTCCCCTCGACCTATATCGAGTCTCAGCGCCAGACGATTTTGAAGAAATCACAGGCTCTGGCCAAGAGTTTCCAAGGCCAGGAAGAAGGAACCATTGAGTCCGTCATCGACCTTTATTCCAAGACCAATGATATCAAGGTCTCGATCAAGGGCAAGGAAAAACAGAATGCCCTAGAGGTCAAGGATGACTTACTCCTGAACCCTGACAGCCAGAACAATTCCTTGGTTATTGAAGAGCGAAAAATTGAGACCAAAGAAGGAAAGGACTTGACCTTGCAATTCTTAGCAACCGTCGATTCGCAAAAGGAAGCGCGGGACATCAGTCTGGGCTTTCTTCCCTATAGTCTCCTCGCTTCCTTTGTTCTGTCATTGATTGCCTCCTATCTCTATGCCCGCATGATTTCTGCACCAATCCTTGAGATCAAGCAGATGACCAAGCGGATGAAGCGCCTGGATCGGACAGCCAGTCTTCCCATTCATTCACAGGATGAGATCGGCGTTCTCAAGCAACAGATCAACGACCTTTATCACCATCTCCTAGAAGTAATCGACAATCTGGAGCAGCAGAAACAGGAAAATCTGAAGTTGGAGCAGATGAAGGTCGAATTCCTACGTGGGGCCTCGCATGAGCTCAAGACCCCTCTGGCAAGCTTGAAGATTATCCTAGAAAATATGCGGGATAAGATTGGCCGCTACAAGGACCGGGACCGCTATCTGTCAGTCTCCCTCGATATCGTAGATGAGATGAACCAGATCGTCCTAGAAATCCTATCCCTGTCCTCTGTCCAAGAATTGGCCGGAGACAAGGAGTGGATCCAACTGGACCAGGTCGTAGAGCAGATCCTCGACCAGTACAAGGTCTTGGCTCAATCCCGCGCGCTCACAATTGACAATCAGATCCCAGCTAAACCAATCTATATGGACCCAGCGATTCTAAAATTGGTCCTCTCAAACGTCATCAGTAATGCCGTCAAGCATTCGGATGCCGGTGGAGAGATCCAGCTCCGTCTCGAAGAAGGGACGCACTTGGCTGTTGAAAACACCAGTCAGGAAATGGTAGAGACCGCTGAGATGCCAATGACCGCTAGTCGCCAGAAGAAAGAAGGCGGCTTGGGACTCTTCGTAGTCCAACACTTGCTAGACCATGAAGAACTGGCCTACCAATTTGATAAAACAGCTATGGGCTTACGCTTCCGTATGGAACTGCCCAAAGAGCCTCAAGAATAA
- a CDS encoding ABC transporter ATP-binding protein — MLELKNVAYSYQSYSEDILSNVNYQFENGTFYSIIGQSGTGKSTLLSLLAGLDNPKKGQVLFDGEDIQTKGSSYHRKHHVSLVFQNYNLIDYLTPLENVRLVNKQAGKDILLELGLDETQIKRNVLQLSGGQQQRVAIARALVSEAPVILADEPTGNLDEQTAGDIIAILKKLAKERQKCVIVVTHSKEVAEASDVVLELSRRSLVEKSK; from the coding sequence ATGTTAGAACTCAAGAATGTAGCCTATAGTTACCAAAGCTATAGTGAAGATATCCTCTCAAATGTGAACTATCAGTTCGAAAATGGGACATTTTACAGTATTATCGGTCAGTCAGGAACTGGGAAATCTACCCTCCTCTCTCTCTTGGCTGGTCTAGACAATCCCAAGAAGGGGCAGGTTCTCTTTGATGGGGAGGACATTCAGACCAAAGGGTCCAGCTACCACCGCAAGCACCATGTCTCCCTAGTCTTTCAGAATTACAATTTGATTGATTATTTGACGCCACTTGAAAATGTCCGCCTGGTCAACAAACAAGCTGGGAAAGACATTCTCTTGGAATTGGGATTGGACGAAACGCAAATCAAACGCAATGTCCTCCAACTATCCGGAGGGCAGCAGCAACGGGTGGCCATTGCGCGTGCACTTGTTTCAGAAGCACCTGTCATCTTGGCTGATGAGCCGACGGGAAACCTAGACGAACAGACAGCAGGTGATATCATTGCCATTTTGAAGAAGTTGGCCAAGGAGCGCCAAAAATGTGTCATCGTCGTCACCCACAGCAAGGAAGTGGCAGAGGCCTCCGATGTGGTCTTGGAATTGAGTCGCCGTAGCCTCGTTGAGAAGAGCAAGTAA
- a CDS encoding ABC transporter permease: protein MLRNAFAYITRKWPKSLLLFAIILLMGTLSLIGLSMKGATQQASSESLGSITNSFSMQINRRTNPGTPRGAGNLRGEDIEKISQVEGITSSIKRINAIADILDHEIIETEETLQNQSPERAKHFKNTLMVTGVNDSSKEDKFVSGAYKLVQGDHLTDKDKNQILMHEDLAKKNGLKVGDKVRLKSNLYDADNEKGANETVEVTIKGLFSGKNQAPLTYAQELYEDTLISDLDTAAKLYGNTVQTATYEDATFFAKGDQDLDKLIEKIKALDIPWNYFDLVKSSSNYPALQKSISSMFQVADYLFIGSLVFASLLLTLLLVLWLNARRREVGILLALGLSKVQIAGQFVAELVMISIPAFLLSYGVAGLLAKAVGDTVLKNVTSGIAKQMAQESSAANLGGGAEAESFSKTLTELHMDIQPSQLLVIVLVGGLLLILVSILSSQWLLHKKPKELLVDVE from the coding sequence ATGTTGCGAAATGCTTTTGCTTATATCACACGTAAATGGCCCAAGTCTCTCTTGCTCTTTGCCATCATTCTCCTCATGGGAACCTTGAGCTTGATCGGACTCTCCATGAAGGGAGCGACCCAACAAGCTTCATCGGAAAGTCTGGGATCCATCACCAATAGCTTCTCGATGCAGATCAATCGCAGGACTAATCCAGGAACCCCTCGGGGAGCGGGGAATCTCAGAGGAGAGGACATCGAAAAAATCAGTCAGGTAGAGGGGATCACTTCCTCCATCAAGCGGATCAATGCCATCGCGGATATCCTAGACCACGAGATCATTGAGACCGAAGAAACCCTGCAAAATCAATCTCCAGAGCGGGCTAAGCACTTCAAGAATACCTTGATGGTGACAGGGGTCAATGACTCTTCAAAAGAAGATAAGTTTGTCTCTGGAGCCTACAAGCTGGTCCAAGGGGATCACCTGACGGATAAAGACAAAAACCAAATCCTCATGCACGAAGATTTGGCGAAAAAGAATGGCCTCAAGGTAGGCGACAAGGTGCGCCTCAAGTCCAATCTCTATGATGCTGACAATGAAAAAGGGGCCAATGAAACCGTCGAAGTGACCATTAAGGGTCTGTTCTCAGGGAAGAACCAAGCTCCTCTAACTTACGCCCAAGAATTGTATGAAGATACCCTCATTTCTGACCTAGATACAGCTGCCAAACTCTACGGCAATACTGTTCAAACAGCTACCTATGAGGATGCGACCTTCTTTGCCAAAGGGGATCAGGACCTGGACAAATTGATCGAAAAAATCAAAGCCTTGGATATCCCATGGAATTACTTTGACTTGGTTAAGAGCTCTTCCAACTACCCAGCCTTGCAAAAATCGATCAGCAGCATGTTCCAAGTGGCGGACTACTTGTTTATCGGTAGCCTCGTATTTGCTAGCTTGCTTCTCACCCTTCTCCTCGTCTTGTGGCTCAATGCCCGTCGCAGAGAAGTGGGAATCTTACTGGCTTTAGGACTTTCTAAGGTACAGATTGCGGGGCAATTCGTGGCAGAATTAGTCATGATTTCCATCCCAGCCTTCCTCCTCTCCTATGGAGTCGCAGGGCTTCTTGCTAAAGCAGTGGGAGATACGGTGCTTAAGAACGTAACCAGTGGCATTGCCAAACAAATGGCTCAAGAATCCTCTGCAGCCAACCTTGGTGGAGGAGCTGAGGCAGAAAGCTTCAGTAAGACCCTGACGGAACTCCATATGGACATCCAACCGAGCCAATTGTTGGTGATTGTATTGGTCGGTGGGCTCCTCTTGATTCTGGTATCCATCCTTTCTTCACAATGGCTCTTGCATAAGAAACCAAAGGAACTCTTGGTGGATGTCGAATAA
- a CDS encoding response regulator transcription factor translates to MKILIVEDEVLIREGMSDYLMECGYEIFEAGDGQEALDLFHREAPDLVLLDIQLPILNGLEVLKTIRKTSSVPVLMLTAFHDEDYKLTAFGELADGYLEKPFSLSLLKVRIEAIFKKLQPSRVFTYGEARVDFESYTASLAGQAISMNAKELEILEYLLQHEGKARTRSQILDAVWKETEEIPFDRVIDVYIKELRKKLELDCIVTVRNVGYKLERP, encoded by the coding sequence ATGAAGATACTAATCGTAGAAGATGAAGTCCTGATTCGCGAAGGGATGAGCGACTATCTCATGGAATGTGGCTATGAAATCTTTGAAGCAGGTGATGGGCAGGAGGCCCTGGACCTCTTTCACAGAGAAGCGCCAGATCTGGTCTTGCTGGATATCCAGCTTCCTATCCTCAATGGCTTGGAAGTGCTCAAGACCATCCGGAAGACCAGCTCAGTTCCTGTCCTCATGCTGACGGCCTTCCATGATGAGGACTATAAGTTGACGGCCTTTGGAGAGTTGGCGGATGGCTACCTGGAAAAACCCTTCTCCTTGTCCCTCTTGAAGGTCCGCATCGAAGCCATTTTTAAAAAGCTCCAGCCTTCCCGGGTCTTCACCTATGGAGAGGCACGGGTGGATTTTGAGAGCTACACAGCCAGCTTAGCTGGGCAAGCCATCTCCATGAATGCCAAGGAGTTGGAAATCTTGGAATACTTGCTCCAGCATGAAGGCAAGGCCCGGACCCGCTCTCAGATTCTCGATGCCGTCTGGAAGGAGACAGAGGAGATTCCTTTTGACCGGGTGATCGATGTCTATATCAAGGAACTACGAAAAAAACTAGAGCTGGACTGTATCGTTACGGTACGCAATGTCGGCTATAAATTGGAGAGACCATGA